From a single Aquincola tertiaricarbonis genomic region:
- a CDS encoding response regulator, producing the protein MKPTILIVDDNTENLMVLGELLSPHYRVRAATTGARALELAQLQPRPALILLDVMMPGMSGYEALDRLQEQDETRQIPVIFATAMSDVEDEHRGLSLGAVDYITKPLRPAIVMARVRTHLELAAARQRLQWRNASLEAEVDRRECENRVIQDVSMRALARVAETRDQETGNHILRTQDYVRLLATLVCGHPRFADELAPHCIDLIVKSAPLHDIGKVGIPDRVLLKPGKLNDEEWALMKTHARLGGEAIQRAVADMQEPVPFLRFASDIATHHHERWDGQGYPDGLAGDEIPLAARIMAVADVFDAMISRRVYKAPIDFGRVREVMAAQRGGQFDPDLLDAFLTHYDRFCDIARARPDEALA; encoded by the coding sequence GTGAAGCCAACCATCCTGATCGTGGACGACAACACCGAGAACCTGATGGTGCTCGGCGAGCTGCTCAGCCCCCACTACCGTGTGCGGGCGGCCACCACCGGGGCCCGCGCGCTGGAGCTGGCCCAGCTGCAGCCTCGGCCGGCGCTGATCCTGCTGGACGTGATGATGCCGGGCATGAGCGGCTACGAGGCGCTGGACCGGCTGCAGGAGCAGGACGAGACGCGCCAGATCCCGGTCATCTTCGCCACCGCGATGAGCGACGTCGAGGACGAGCACCGCGGCCTGTCGCTGGGGGCGGTCGACTACATCACCAAGCCGCTGCGCCCGGCCATCGTGATGGCGCGTGTGCGCACCCACCTGGAACTGGCCGCCGCCCGCCAGCGGCTGCAGTGGCGCAATGCCTCGCTGGAAGCGGAGGTGGACCGCCGCGAGTGCGAGAACCGCGTCATCCAGGACGTGAGCATGCGGGCGCTGGCCCGCGTGGCCGAGACCCGCGACCAGGAAACCGGCAACCACATCCTGCGCACGCAGGACTACGTGCGGCTGCTGGCCACGCTGGTGTGCGGGCATCCCCGCTTCGCCGACGAGCTGGCGCCGCACTGCATCGACCTCATCGTCAAGTCGGCGCCGCTGCACGACATCGGCAAGGTGGGCATCCCCGACCGCGTGCTGCTCAAGCCCGGCAAACTGAACGATGAGGAGTGGGCGCTGATGAAGACCCATGCCCGCCTGGGTGGCGAGGCCATCCAGCGCGCGGTGGCCGACATGCAGGAGCCGGTGCCCTTCCTGCGCTTTGCCAGCGACATCGCCACCCACCACCACGAGCGCTGGGACGGCCAGGGCTACCCCGACGGCCTGGCCGGCGACGAGATTCCGCTGGCCGCCCGCATCATGGCCGTGGCCGACGTGTTCGACGCGATGATTTCGCGACGCGTTTACAAGGCGCCGATCGACTTCGGCCGCGTGCGCGAGGTGATGGCCGCGCAGCGGGGCGGCCAGTTCGACCCCGACCTGCTGGACGCCTTCCTTACCCACTACGAC
- the pqqE gene encoding pyrroloquinoline quinone biosynthesis protein PqqE, protein MELKPPPTVGPPLWLLAELTYRCPLHCVFCYNPVDYATQADELDTEGWLRVLHEGRALGAVQCGFSGGEPLLRDDLEVLVAEARKLGYYTNLLTSGVGLTAARAEALKAAGLDHVQLSFQDSTREVNDFLSHTKTFALKYQVAGLIKAQGWPMVMNVVIHRLNIDHIDRIIAMADELGAEYLELANTQYYSWALENREHLLPTAAQLRQAEATTARWREQLGERMRLFFVAPDYHDGRPKKCVNGWGSMFLTVAPDGTALPCHTARMLPGLAFPNVREHSLRHIWYESEGFNRYRGTGWMKEPCSSCDQREQDLGGCRCQAYMLAQDPAAADPVCPKSPHHGVVAQALARAEQPGGGVVERPLVFRDAATSRRLAQAAPPG, encoded by the coding sequence GTGGAGCTGAAGCCCCCGCCCACGGTCGGTCCGCCGCTGTGGCTGCTGGCGGAACTCACCTACCGCTGCCCGCTGCACTGCGTGTTCTGCTACAACCCGGTGGACTACGCCACCCAGGCCGACGAGCTGGACACCGAAGGCTGGTTGCGCGTGCTGCATGAAGGCCGCGCGCTGGGCGCGGTGCAGTGCGGCTTTTCGGGCGGCGAGCCGCTGCTGCGCGACGACCTGGAAGTGCTGGTGGCCGAGGCCCGCAAGCTGGGCTACTACACCAACCTGCTGACCAGCGGCGTCGGCCTGACCGCCGCGCGCGCCGAGGCGCTGAAGGCCGCCGGGCTGGACCATGTGCAGCTGTCGTTCCAGGACTCCACGCGCGAGGTGAACGACTTCCTCTCGCACACCAAGACCTTCGCGCTCAAGTACCAGGTGGCCGGGCTCATCAAGGCGCAGGGCTGGCCGATGGTGATGAACGTGGTCATCCACCGCCTGAACATCGACCACATCGACCGCATCATCGCGATGGCCGACGAGCTGGGCGCCGAGTACCTGGAGCTGGCCAACACGCAGTACTACTCCTGGGCACTGGAAAACCGCGAGCACCTGCTGCCCACCGCCGCGCAGCTGCGCCAGGCCGAGGCCACCACCGCCCGCTGGCGCGAGCAGCTGGGCGAGCGCATGCGCCTCTTTTTCGTGGCGCCCGACTACCACGACGGCCGGCCCAAGAAGTGCGTCAACGGCTGGGGCAGCATGTTCCTCACCGTCGCGCCCGACGGCACCGCGCTGCCCTGCCACACCGCCCGCATGCTGCCGGGCCTGGCCTTTCCGAACGTGCGCGAGCACTCGCTGCGGCACATCTGGTACGAGAGCGAAGGCTTCAACCGCTACCGCGGCACCGGCTGGATGAAGGAGCCCTGCAGCAGCTGCGACCAGCGCGAGCAGGACCTGGGCGGCTGCCGCTGCCAAGCCTACATGCTGGCGCAGGACCCCGCCGCGGCCGACCCGGTGTGCCCCAAGAGCCCGCACCACGGCGTGGTGGCGCAGGCGCTGGCGCGGGCCGAGCAGCCCGGCGGCGGCGTGGTGGAGCGGCCGCTGGTGTTCCGCGATGCGGCCACCTCGCGCCGGCTGGCGCAGGCCGCACCCCCTGGCTGA
- the pqqD gene encoding pyrroloquinoline quinone biosynthesis peptide chaperone PqqD: MTAVTPETVPRVAPGFRLQWEPAQNCHVLLYPEGMVKLNQSAGEIMKRCDGAKPLAAIVGELEQAFNAQGLQPDVIAFVEMAGKQRWLAWS, translated from the coding sequence ATGACGGCCGTGACCCCCGAGACCGTGCCGCGCGTGGCGCCGGGCTTTCGGCTGCAATGGGAGCCGGCGCAGAACTGTCATGTGCTGCTGTACCCCGAAGGCATGGTCAAGCTGAACCAGAGCGCCGGCGAGATCATGAAGCGCTGCGACGGCGCCAAGCCGCTGGCCGCGATCGTGGGTGAGCTGGAGCAGGCCTTCAACGCCCAGGGGCTGCAACCCGACGTCATCGCCTTCGTCGAGATGGCGGGCAAGCAGCGGTGGCTGGCGTGGAGCTGA
- the pqqC gene encoding pyrroloquinoline-quinone synthase PqqC produces MTATIETAWDRVEFEAQLRAKGKAYHIHHPFNVMLNTGHATPEQIRGWVANRFYYQIAIPIKDAAVMSNCTDREVRRGWVQRILDHDGFELTGPEGTVRDPGGIEAWLRLAEAVGLSREEVLDLRHVVPAVRFAVDAYVNFARRAPWQEAVCSSLTELFAPEIHKQRLATWPEHYGWIEPGGLSYFRNRVSQARRDVEQGLAITLDHFSTRPLQQRALEVLQFKLDILWAMNDAMATRYGVQGVA; encoded by the coding sequence ATGACCGCCACCATAGAGACCGCCTGGGACCGCGTCGAGTTCGAGGCGCAGCTGCGCGCCAAGGGCAAGGCGTACCACATTCACCACCCGTTCAACGTGATGCTGAACACCGGCCATGCCACGCCGGAACAGATCCGCGGCTGGGTGGCCAACCGCTTTTACTACCAGATCGCGATCCCCATCAAGGACGCGGCGGTGATGAGCAACTGCACCGACCGCGAGGTGCGCCGCGGCTGGGTGCAGCGCATCCTGGACCACGACGGCTTCGAGCTGACCGGGCCCGAGGGCACGGTGCGCGACCCCGGCGGCATCGAGGCCTGGCTGCGCCTGGCCGAGGCCGTGGGCCTGTCGCGCGAAGAAGTGCTCGACCTGCGCCACGTGGTGCCGGCGGTGCGCTTTGCGGTGGATGCGTACGTCAACTTCGCGCGCCGCGCGCCCTGGCAGGAGGCGGTGTGTTCCTCGCTCACCGAGCTGTTCGCGCCCGAGATCCACAAGCAGCGCTTGGCCACTTGGCCCGAGCACTATGGCTGGATCGAGCCCGGCGGCCTGAGCTACTTTCGCAACCGCGTCAGCCAGGCGCGTCGCGATGTGGAGCAGGGCCTGGCCATCACGCTGGACCACTTCAGCACCCGGCCGCTGCAGCAGCGTGCGCTGGAGGTGCTGCAGTTCAAGCTCGACATCCTGTGGGCGATGAACGACGCCATGGCCACCCGCTACGGCGTGCAGGGGGTGGCATGA
- the pqqB gene encoding pyrroloquinoline quinone biosynthesis protein PqqB, which translates to MRITVLGSAAGGGFPQWNCNCRNCAGLRAGTLRAQARTQSSIFIRPDQGADGVLFNASPDLLAQIRANSELQPGRGLRDSAIAGVVLMDGQIDHVTGLFMLRERSRPAPERPGGRAPDPLPLWCTDAVEEDLTHGNPVLRVLSHYCGTARQAIALDGTPFSVPGADGLQFKALPLDSKAAPYSPHRDSGEPGDNIGITAIDQRSGRRLFYAPGLGAITPAVFDAMASADVVMVDGTFWTDDEMITTGVGPQRARAIGHLPQSGPGGMLEVLGRLPASTRKLLIHINNTNPILDEDSAARAELARARVEVCEDGMQITL; encoded by the coding sequence ATGCGCATCACGGTGCTCGGCTCCGCCGCCGGCGGCGGCTTTCCGCAGTGGAACTGCAACTGCCGCAACTGCGCCGGCCTGCGGGCCGGCACGCTGCGAGCCCAGGCGCGCACGCAGTCGTCCATCTTCATCCGGCCCGACCAGGGCGCGGACGGCGTGCTGTTCAACGCATCGCCCGACCTGCTGGCGCAGATCCGCGCCAACTCCGAGCTGCAACCCGGCCGCGGCCTGCGTGATTCGGCCATTGCCGGCGTGGTGCTGATGGACGGGCAGATCGACCATGTGACGGGCCTGTTCATGCTGCGCGAGCGTTCGCGCCCCGCGCCCGAGCGGCCCGGCGGCCGCGCGCCCGACCCGCTGCCGCTGTGGTGCACCGACGCCGTGGAAGAAGACCTGACCCATGGCAACCCGGTGCTGCGGGTGCTCAGCCACTATTGCGGCACCGCGCGCCAGGCCATCGCGCTGGACGGCACGCCCTTCAGCGTGCCGGGCGCCGACGGCCTGCAGTTCAAGGCGCTGCCGCTGGACAGCAAGGCCGCGCCCTATTCGCCCCACCGCGACAGCGGCGAGCCCGGTGACAACATCGGCATCACCGCCATCGACCAGCGCAGCGGCCGGCGCCTGTTCTACGCGCCGGGGCTGGGCGCCATCACGCCCGCGGTGTTCGATGCGATGGCCAGCGCCGACGTGGTGATGGTGGACGGCACCTTCTGGACCGACGACGAGATGATCACCACCGGCGTGGGCCCGCAGCGGGCACGCGCCATCGGCCACCTGCCGCAAAGCGGGCCGGGCGGCATGCTGGAAGTGCTGGGCCGGCTGCCGGCCAGCACCCGCAAGCTGCTCATCCACATCAACAACACCAACCCGATCCTGGACGAGGACTCGGCCGCGCGCGCCGAACTGGCGCGCGCCCGCGTCGAGGTGTGCGAGGACGGTATGCAGATCACGCTGTGA
- a CDS encoding alpha/beta fold hydrolase: MPDVLQSLSPPPFRQFMLAASHGHQLHVQQWGHPSAPPLLLLHGGPGSGLGPALYRSLDPARWHVIGLDQRGAGRSLPAGSTEHNTTAHLLTDLALLRRTLGIERWWVLGGSWGATLALAYALAEPAAVCGLLLRSAFLARPADMQPFMPLVETFLAAAGDAGERQAIARAWWQLETRRATGTAAPPPEGEALATLVQRYAVQAHYLHAGCWLQHPPLADRLAPLRRLPVQLVHGTADRICPPDGARLLAERLPQARLHWAEGAGHDPTHPAMLAAMAVALAEATTLEDAGRPAAARRPEDGGPPSRRDPA, encoded by the coding sequence GTGCCCGACGTCCTGCAGTCCCTCAGTCCCCCGCCGTTCCGGCAGTTCATGCTGGCGGCTTCGCACGGGCACCAGCTGCACGTGCAGCAGTGGGGCCACCCCAGCGCGCCGCCCTTGCTGCTGCTGCACGGCGGCCCCGGCTCAGGGCTGGGCCCGGCGCTGTACCGCAGCCTCGATCCCGCGCGCTGGCACGTCATCGGCCTGGACCAGCGCGGCGCCGGCCGCAGCCTGCCCGCCGGCAGCACCGAGCACAACACCACCGCCCACCTGCTGACCGATCTGGCGCTGCTGCGCCGCACGCTGGGCATCGAGCGCTGGTGGGTGCTGGGCGGCTCCTGGGGCGCCACGCTGGCGCTGGCCTATGCGCTGGCTGAACCCGCCGCGGTGTGTGGCCTGCTGCTGCGCAGCGCCTTCCTGGCGCGGCCGGCCGACATGCAGCCCTTCATGCCGCTGGTGGAAACCTTCCTGGCCGCGGCGGGTGATGCCGGCGAGCGCCAGGCCATCGCCCGCGCGTGGTGGCAGCTGGAAACCCGCCGCGCCACCGGCACCGCGGCGCCACCGCCGGAAGGCGAAGCGCTGGCCACGCTGGTGCAGCGCTATGCCGTGCAGGCGCACTACCTGCACGCCGGCTGCTGGCTGCAGCACCCGCCGCTGGCGGACCGGCTGGCGCCGCTGCGCCGGCTGCCGGTGCAGCTGGTGCATGGCACAGCCGACCGCATCTGCCCGCCCGACGGCGCCCGCCTGCTGGCCGAGCGGCTGCCGCAGGCCCGGCTGCACTGGGCCGAAGGCGCGGGCCACGACCCCACGCACCCGGCCATGCTGGCGGCGATGGCGGTGGCCCTGGCCGAAGCAACAACGCTCGAAGACGCAGGGCGGCCCGCCGCCGCCCGGCGGCCCGAAGACGGCGGGCCTCCCTCTCGGAGGGATCCCGCGTAG
- a CDS encoding ATP-binding protein: MPHLSLRLKINLLVSALTLLFVTAVMALQLRNMQESVREEVVAANRVAAQLLKRTAWLYAAQGTPAMRAFLEGVGRVRSNDITLLDAQGNELYHSPPSPYKAGRDAPDWFERLVSPPPDEQSIGFPDGKLVVRANASRAIIDAWDSASVMVGSALALLAVVNALVFWLVGRAVRPFARIVGALGEVEAGRFGVQLPRLPGVEAAAIGAAFNRMVAQLEDHIETERRAVRAEMQLSDSRELARWVERHVEQERRMIARELHDELGQSVTAMRSMATSIAQRSKDKDAPTEQAARLIADECSRLYDAMHGIIPRLAPLVLDRFGLAEALDDLAERTRRTQRELRLDLHVALDEQPVPPDTALALYRAAQEGVTNALRHGQARHITLDLRRDAQGLRLQVTDDGTGPPPAPAAGRPTQLPGAPGHYGLRWLAERVEGLGGRFALLPAPGRGARLEVCLPMETR; encoded by the coding sequence GTGCCCCATTTGAGCCTTCGCCTCAAGATCAACCTGCTGGTGAGCGCGCTGACCTTGCTGTTCGTCACCGCGGTGATGGCGCTGCAGCTGCGCAACATGCAGGAATCGGTGCGCGAGGAGGTGGTGGCCGCCAACCGCGTGGCAGCCCAGCTGCTCAAGCGCACCGCCTGGCTCTATGCGGCCCAGGGCACGCCGGCCATGCGCGCCTTCCTGGAAGGCGTGGGCCGTGTGCGCTCCAACGACATCACGCTGCTGGACGCGCAGGGCAACGAGCTGTACCACTCGCCGCCCTCACCCTACAAGGCCGGCCGCGACGCGCCGGACTGGTTCGAGCGGCTGGTGTCACCACCGCCCGACGAGCAGTCCATCGGCTTTCCGGACGGCAAGCTGGTGGTGCGGGCCAATGCCTCGCGCGCCATCATCGACGCCTGGGACAGCGCCAGCGTGATGGTGGGCTCCGCGCTGGCCTTGCTGGCGGTGGTCAATGCGCTGGTGTTCTGGCTGGTGGGGCGGGCGGTGCGGCCCTTCGCCCGCATCGTGGGGGCGCTGGGCGAGGTGGAAGCCGGCCGCTTCGGCGTGCAGCTGCCGCGCCTGCCGGGCGTGGAGGCGGCGGCCATCGGCGCCGCTTTCAACCGCATGGTGGCGCAGCTGGAAGACCACATCGAGACCGAGCGCCGCGCCGTGCGGGCCGAGATGCAGCTGTCCGACAGCCGCGAGCTGGCGCGCTGGGTGGAACGCCATGTGGAGCAGGAGCGTCGCATGATCGCGCGCGAGCTGCACGACGAGCTGGGCCAGTCGGTCACCGCGATGCGCAGCATGGCCACCTCCATCGCCCAGCGCAGCAAGGACAAGGACGCACCCACCGAGCAGGCGGCCCGCTTGATCGCCGATGAATGCTCGCGCCTCTATGACGCGATGCACGGCATCATCCCGCGGCTGGCGCCGCTGGTGCTGGACCGCTTCGGCCTGGCCGAGGCGCTGGACGACCTGGCCGAGCGCACCCGCCGCACCCAGCGCGAGCTGCGGCTGGACCTGCACGTGGCGCTGGACGAGCAACCGGTGCCGCCCGACACCGCGCTGGCGCTGTATCGCGCCGCGCAGGAAGGCGTGACCAATGCGCTGCGCCATGGCCAGGCACGCCACATCACGCTGGACCTGCGGCGCGACGCGCAAGGCCTGCGGCTGCAGGTCACCGACGACGGCACCGGTCCACCGCCCGCGCCGGCCGCCGGCCGCCCGACACAGCTGCCGGGCGCGCCCGGCCACTATGGCCTGCGCTGGCTGGCCGAGCGGGTGGAAGGGCTGGGCGGGCGGTTTGCCCTGCTGCCGGCACCCGGGCGCGGTGCCCGGCTGGAAGTGTGCCTGCCGATGGAGACACGATGA
- a CDS encoding response regulator — MTPLLRVMLVDDHALVRMGFRMLLADAQIEVVAEADTGEQACADYAQARPDVVVMDLSMPGMGGLEALRRLLAQDPKARVLVLSAHEDTAHPRRALKAGALGYLGKRSAPDALIAAVTAVGAGRPYVDPATAQALALATVTGETSPAEGLSEREFSVFVQLARGLSVAQIAENLKLSPSTVGTHLYHVKQKLGASNQSELTLVALRWGLIEA; from the coding sequence ATGACGCCGCTGCTGCGGGTGATGCTGGTGGACGACCATGCGTTGGTGCGCATGGGCTTTCGCATGTTGCTGGCCGATGCCCAGATCGAGGTGGTGGCCGAGGCCGACACCGGTGAGCAGGCCTGCGCCGACTATGCGCAGGCCCGGCCCGACGTGGTGGTGATGGACCTCTCGATGCCCGGCATGGGCGGCCTGGAAGCCTTGCGCCGCCTGCTGGCGCAGGACCCCAAGGCGCGGGTGCTGGTGCTCTCGGCCCATGAAGACACGGCCCATCCGCGCCGTGCGCTCAAGGCCGGCGCGCTGGGCTACCTGGGCAAGCGCAGCGCGCCCGATGCGCTGATCGCCGCCGTCACCGCCGTGGGTGCCGGCCGGCCCTATGTGGACCCGGCCACCGCGCAGGCGCTGGCGCTGGCCACCGTGACCGGCGAGACCAGCCCGGCCGAAGGCCTGAGCGAGCGCGAGTTCAGTGTCTTCGTGCAGCTGGCCCGCGGCCTGAGCGTGGCGCAGATCGCCGAGAACCTGAAGCTCTCGCCCAGCACCGTGGGCACCCACCTGTACCACGTCAAGCAGAAGCTGGGCGCCAGCAACCAGAGCGAGCTGACGCTGGTGGCGCTGCGCTGGGGCCTTATTGAAGCTTGA
- a CDS encoding EthD family reductase — MIKVTVMYPHTPGARFDHDYYRDKHMPMVQDKLGPACLRYTVDKGLSGGAPGSPPPYVGTCSLFFESVDAFQTAFGPKAQEILGDIPNYTDLQPVMMISEAVVS; from the coding sequence ATGATCAAGGTGACCGTGATGTACCCCCACACGCCCGGGGCGCGCTTCGACCACGACTACTACCGCGACAAGCACATGCCCATGGTGCAGGACAAGCTGGGCCCGGCCTGCCTGCGCTACACGGTGGACAAGGGCCTGTCGGGCGGCGCGCCCGGGTCGCCGCCGCCCTACGTGGGCACCTGCTCGCTGTTCTTCGAGTCGGTGGACGCCTTCCAGACCGCCTTCGGCCCCAAGGCGCAGGAGATCCTGGGCGACATTCCCAACTACACCGACCTGCAGCCGGTGATGATGATCAGCGAAGCCGTGGTGAGCTGA
- a CDS encoding acyltransferase family protein, translating into MPYPEVLVLLGVLSVATGCAHGLARWRPPPPPAPFAAIDGLRGYLALMVFVHHGAVWWGYLPTGQWQQPPSRLMNNLGEGSVALFFMITALLFGHKLLQARGQPIDWLRLLVSRVLRLTPLYLVAMACLFTLVAVVSGGRLQSPLPQVLLDALRWLLFAIPGVPDLNGVTATYVMVAGVVWSLTYEWAFYAALPWLAMALGQRVGARWLLASALLLATIGLLAAWQHLLQLRYLVPFMAGLAVCGLVRWPCFVQRARGRVATLLLLGLLATGFLARPWVYSPVPMLALAGAFALLAAGNDLFGLLRSRAARTLGEMSYGLYLLHGLLLYTLMRVMTDARGWSAGAFALAQLALVPVLVGLCFAAHRLVERPAMQRVDAATGRLRSPRRRQADLSSPRLR; encoded by the coding sequence GTGCCTTATCCCGAAGTCCTTGTCCTGCTGGGCGTGCTGTCGGTCGCCACCGGGTGCGCCCACGGGCTGGCACGGTGGCGCCCGCCACCACCACCCGCGCCCTTTGCCGCCATCGATGGCCTGCGTGGCTACCTGGCGTTGATGGTGTTCGTGCACCACGGCGCGGTGTGGTGGGGCTACCTGCCAACGGGTCAGTGGCAACAGCCGCCCTCGCGGCTGATGAACAACCTGGGCGAAGGCAGCGTCGCGCTGTTCTTCATGATCACCGCGCTGCTGTTCGGCCACAAGCTGCTGCAGGCGCGCGGGCAGCCCATCGACTGGCTGCGGCTGCTGGTCTCGCGGGTGCTGCGGCTGACGCCGCTGTACCTGGTGGCCATGGCGTGCCTGTTCACGCTGGTGGCGGTGGTCAGCGGTGGCCGCTTGCAGTCGCCCCTGCCACAGGTCCTGCTCGACGCGTTGCGCTGGCTGCTGTTCGCGATTCCCGGTGTGCCCGACCTCAACGGCGTGACCGCGACGTATGTGATGGTGGCTGGCGTGGTGTGGTCGCTGACCTACGAGTGGGCGTTCTACGCCGCGCTGCCCTGGCTGGCCATGGCGCTGGGCCAACGGGTGGGTGCGCGCTGGCTGCTGGCGTCGGCCCTGCTGCTGGCCACCATCGGGCTGCTGGCGGCGTGGCAACACCTGCTGCAGCTGCGCTACCTCGTGCCCTTCATGGCCGGCCTGGCGGTGTGCGGGCTGGTGCGCTGGCCGTGCTTCGTGCAGCGGGCGCGCGGGCGGGTGGCCACGCTGCTGCTGCTGGGGCTGCTGGCCACCGGTTTCCTGGCGCGGCCCTGGGTCTACTCGCCGGTGCCCATGCTGGCGCTGGCGGGCGCCTTCGCGCTGCTGGCGGCCGGCAACGACTTGTTCGGGCTGCTGCGCAGCCGTGCGGCGCGCACGCTGGGCGAGATGTCGTACGGCCTGTACCTGCTGCACGGCTTGCTGCTGTACACGCTGATGCGCGTGATGACCGATGCCCGCGGCTGGTCGGCCGGGGCTTTTGCGCTGGCGCAGCTGGCCCTGGTGCCGGTGCTGGTGGGCCTGTGTTTCGCGGCCCACCGGCTGGTGGAGCGGCCGGCCATGCAGCGGGTGGATGCGGCCACGGGGCGGCTGCGGTCGCCGCGCCGCCGGCAGGCGGATCTCAGCTCACCACGGCTTCGCTGA
- a CDS encoding DUF3606 domain-containing protein gives MTDRTAGPPEDPTPTTVDTDDPGNVTYWCELFGVTLEQLQEAVLAAGTDPAAVRQHFLQQGSSAGAG, from the coding sequence ATGACCGACCGCACCGCCGGCCCGCCCGAGGACCCGACCCCCACCACCGTGGACACCGACGATCCGGGCAACGTCACCTACTGGTGCGAACTGTTCGGCGTGACGCTGGAGCAGCTGCAGGAAGCCGTGCTGGCCGCCGGCACCGACCCCGCCGCCGTGCGCCAGCACTTTCTGCAGCAAGGCAGCAGCGCCGGCGCGGGCTGA